A genomic window from Martelella lutilitoris includes:
- a CDS encoding DUF2975 domain-containing protein — protein sequence MKSNNAVALSRLCGQMKLLTRIIQAGLAAGLAYAAWAAFVRPDRVSTWLADALDIAVAVTLTPATGLALFTLFALLAGLLFYGLQTVWSLFDRLQHDSPFSHEVAALLRRAGLIALAGAVAGVVLHPVATLLATIANPPGSRALAIGLGSDQLMLFLLAGLLFVMGHVMVLATAINDDYQRFV from the coding sequence ATGAAATCGAACAATGCGGTCGCGCTTTCCAGATTATGCGGCCAGATGAAGCTCCTGACGCGGATCATTCAGGCCGGTCTTGCGGCGGGCCTCGCCTATGCGGCCTGGGCGGCCTTTGTGCGGCCGGACCGGGTCTCGACCTGGCTTGCCGATGCGCTCGACATTGCCGTCGCCGTGACGCTGACGCCGGCAACGGGGCTGGCGCTTTTCACGCTCTTCGCGCTCTTGGCGGGGCTGCTTTTCTACGGACTGCAGACCGTCTGGTCGCTGTTCGACAGGCTCCAGCATGACAGTCCGTTTTCCCATGAGGTCGCGGCGCTTCTGCGCCGTGCGGGCCTGATCGCGCTGGCCGGGGCCGTTGCCGGCGTTGTCCTGCATCCCGTGGCAACGCTTCTGGCGACGATCGCCAACCCGCCCGGCAGCCGGGCGCTGGCGATCGGGCTCGGCAGCGATCAACTGATGCTGTTCCTGCTCGCAGGGCTGCTGTTCGTGATGGGTCACGTGATGGTGCTCGCCACCGCGATCAACGACGACTATCAGCGTTTCGTCTGA
- a CDS encoding helix-turn-helix domain-containing protein: MPIIVNLDVMLARRKMRAKVLAEHVGITEQNISLLRSGKVKGVRFETLEKICEALDCQPGDILEYQPEDTG; the protein is encoded by the coding sequence ATGCCGATCATTGTCAATCTCGATGTCATGCTCGCCCGCCGCAAGATGCGGGCGAAGGTCCTCGCCGAACATGTCGGCATTACCGAGCAGAACATTTCGCTGCTGCGCTCGGGCAAGGTCAAGGGCGTGCGGTTTGAGACGCTGGAGAAAATCTGCGAGGCGCTCGACTGCCAGCCGGGCGACATCCTCGAGTATCAGCCGGAGGACACCGGCTGA
- a CDS encoding carbohydrate kinase family protein, which translates to MILCCGEALIDMLPRETDRGEPAFAPYAGGAVCNTAVALARLGRKTGFFSGISSDLMGDIIREKLDASKVDHSYVAISDRPTTLAFVKLVNGSASYAFYDENTAGRMITEDDLPEIGADCSAMHFGAISLIPEPCGSTYEALLMREADKRVISLDPNIRPTFITDPDSHRARIERMAAKSDIVKFSDEDLDWFDLEGSLDDKARHWIAAGASLVVITCGADGAIGYTGEHKVAVPSEKVAVVDTVGAGDTFDAGILASLDIAGLLTKEQIRTLAPEAIAEALALGARAAAVTVSRAGANPPYAHEIGL; encoded by the coding sequence ATGATTTTATGCTGCGGGGAAGCCCTGATCGACATGCTGCCGCGCGAGACGGACAGGGGCGAGCCTGCCTTTGCCCCTTACGCGGGCGGCGCGGTCTGCAACACGGCGGTCGCGCTTGCGCGGCTCGGACGCAAGACGGGCTTTTTCTCCGGCATTTCGTCCGACCTGATGGGCGATATCATCCGCGAAAAGCTTGATGCGTCGAAGGTCGATCACAGTTATGTCGCCATTTCCGACCGCCCGACGACGCTCGCCTTCGTCAAGCTGGTCAACGGCTCGGCAAGTTACGCTTTCTACGACGAGAACACGGCGGGGCGGATGATCACCGAGGACGATCTGCCCGAGATCGGCGCTGATTGTTCGGCGATGCACTTCGGCGCGATCAGCCTCATCCCCGAGCCCTGCGGCTCCACCTATGAGGCGCTCCTGATGCGCGAAGCGGACAAGCGCGTGATCTCGCTCGACCCCAATATCCGCCCGACCTTCATCACCGATCCCGACAGCCACCGGGCGCGGATCGAACGGATGGCGGCAAAGTCGGATATCGTCAAGTTCTCCGACGAGGATCTCGACTGGTTCGACCTTGAGGGCTCGCTTGACGACAAGGCGCGTCACTGGATTGCGGCCGGGGCGAGCCTTGTCGTGATCACCTGCGGCGCGGACGGCGCGATCGGTTACACCGGAGAGCACAAGGTCGCGGTGCCGAGCGAGAAGGTCGCGGTGGTCGATACCGTCGGGGCGGGTGACACGTTCGATGCCGGTATTCTGGCCTCGCTTGATATCGCCGGTCTCCTGACCAAGGAGCAGATCCGCACGCTTGCGCCCGAGGCGATCGCCGAGGCGCTGGCGCTCGGCGCCAGGGCCGCCGCCGTCACCGTCTCCCGCGCCGGCGCAAATCCGCCCTACGCGCATGAAATCGGGCTCTGA
- a CDS encoding orotate phosphoribosyltransferase: MSRASFAEPAVMGDLMARMLWEIGAVHFSPDEPYKLASGLVSPVYIDCRQLISYPRIRSTLMDFAAARVLADAGFEKFDCVAGGETAGIPFAAFLADRLELPMIYVRKKPKGYGKNAQIEGHLPKGARVLVIEDLTTAGGSMFNFINAIRAAGGVVEHGMALFYYGIFGEAERRFREGGVALHYIATWKDVLAVARKDGLADQATLDAVGAFLDHPMDWSRARGGLEELIV, translated from the coding sequence ATGAGCAGAGCAAGTTTCGCGGAGCCCGCGGTGATGGGCGATCTGATGGCGCGCATGCTGTGGGAAATCGGCGCCGTTCACTTTTCGCCGGACGAGCCCTACAAGCTTGCCTCCGGCCTGGTCAGCCCCGTCTATATCGACTGCCGGCAGCTGATTTCCTATCCGCGCATCCGCTCCACGCTGATGGACTTTGCCGCCGCCCGGGTGCTTGCCGATGCGGGCTTCGAGAAATTCGATTGCGTGGCGGGCGGCGAGACGGCCGGCATTCCCTTCGCCGCCTTCCTGGCCGACCGGCTGGAACTGCCGATGATCTATGTGCGCAAGAAGCCGAAGGGCTACGGCAAGAACGCGCAGATCGAAGGCCACCTGCCGAAGGGCGCACGGGTTCTGGTGATCGAGGACCTGACGACGGCCGGCGGTTCCATGTTCAACTTCATCAATGCCATCCGCGCAGCCGGCGGCGTGGTGGAACACGGCATGGCATTGTTCTATTATGGGATTTTCGGCGAGGCGGAGAGACGTTTCCGCGAAGGCGGCGTTGCCCTTCATTATATCGCCACCTGGAAGGACGTGCTTGCTGTGGCGCGCAAGGACGGGCTCGCCGATCAGGCGACCCTCGATGCCGTCGGCGCCTTCCTCGACCATCCGATGGACTGGTCGCGGGCGCGCGGCGGGCTTGAGGAACTGATCGTCTGA